A region of Carassius auratus strain Wakin chromosome 11, ASM336829v1, whole genome shotgun sequence DNA encodes the following proteins:
- the vegfd gene encoding vascular endothelial growth factor D produces MKTQKCAGFHMLLLLYVRLMLAVDAYRPQRDISQERWEQELRDAGSLDELLMLSEYPDWKLWRCRLKLKHFEYATPPENRRSTRYAAASFSPEMLKDIDDEWQKTQCMPRETCVDVAKELGTNTAVFFKPPCVSVFRCGGCCNKEGVTCRNTSVTYVNKTILSVSLAPYKTGPEPVLVKIANHTECMCQEHSLIRRHVREKHKKSCSPTRKPEDKRLCNKGLIWDWMAERCVTYHSSKQEPLSTVSEEDCEIDVERCECIPKVWTHRLHHT; encoded by the exons ATGAAGACACAAAAATGTGCTGGATTTCACATGTTGTTACTCCTGTATGTCAGACTGATGCTGGCCGTGGACGCCTACAGACCCCAGAGA GACATAAGCCAGGAGAGGTGGGAACAGGAACTAAGGGACGCTGGGAGTCTGGATGAGCTTCTGATGTTGTCCGAGTACCCGGACTGGAAGCTGTGGAGATGCAGGCTCAAGCTGAAGCACTTTGAATATGCCACTCCGCCCGAGAACCGCAGGTCAACTCGCTATGCCGCCGCTTCCTTCAGCCCAGAGATGCTAAAAG ATATTGATGACGAATGGCAGAAAACGCAGTGTATGCCCAGAGAGACATGTGTAGATGTGGCAAAAGAGCTGGGCACCAATACGGCTGTGTTCTTTAAGCCCCCGTGCGTCTCTGTCTTCAGGTGTGGTGGCTGCTGCAACAAAGAGGGAGTTACCTGCCGTAATACAAGCGTGACTTATGTCAATAAAACT ATTTTGAGTGTGAGTCTGGCTCCATATAAAACTGGTCCGGAGCCTGTGCTGGTGAAAATAGCCAATCACACTGAGTGTATGTGCCAGGAACATTCACTGATCCGCAGACATGTTCGTGAGAAGCACAAGAAGAG ttGCTCTCCTACACGTAAGCCAGAAGACAAGAGGCTGTGCAACAAAGGTTTAATATGGGACTGGATGGCGGAGCGGTGTGTGACATACCACTCCAGTAAACAAG agCCTCTGTCTACGGTCAGTGAGGAGGACTGTGAAATTGATGTAGAGCGATGTGAATGTATTCCAAAAGTATGGACACACAGATTACACCACACGTGA